The following are from one region of the Cystobacter ferrugineus genome:
- a CDS encoding MBL fold metallo-hydrolase yields the protein MLNARLLALSTLWLSLSLPACTSSPENPPAPPPAPALSGDAFPTSQGDLIVHPVNHASFLMGWAGKTIYVDPVGGAAPFEDLPAPDVIFVTDIHGDHLNADTLTALVKAETVIVAPQAVHDALPENLRGATQVLANGGTLTVADIAVEAIPMYNLTQERLQYHEKGRGNGYVLTMGGKRVYIAGDTEDIPEMRQLRDIDVAFVPMNLPYTMTVDQAASAVREFKPKVVYPYHSRGSDLNEFTRLVGTDVGVEVRVRNWY from the coding sequence ATGCTCAACGCTCGGCTGCTTGCTTTGTCGACCCTCTGGCTCTCGCTGTCCCTTCCGGCGTGCACGTCCTCTCCGGAGAATCCCCCGGCCCCACCTCCCGCACCGGCCCTCTCGGGAGATGCCTTCCCCACGTCACAAGGCGACCTGATCGTCCACCCGGTCAATCACGCGAGCTTCCTCATGGGCTGGGCGGGAAAGACGATCTACGTCGACCCGGTCGGTGGCGCCGCTCCCTTCGAGGACCTGCCCGCGCCCGATGTCATCTTCGTGACGGACATCCACGGCGATCACCTGAACGCCGACACGCTGACGGCGCTCGTGAAAGCCGAGACGGTGATCGTCGCGCCCCAGGCGGTCCATGACGCCCTGCCCGAGAACCTGCGCGGTGCCACCCAGGTGCTCGCCAACGGCGGCACCCTGACGGTGGCGGACATCGCCGTCGAGGCGATCCCCATGTACAACCTCACGCAGGAGCGCCTTCAGTACCACGAGAAGGGCCGGGGCAATGGCTACGTGCTGACCATGGGGGGCAAACGCGTCTACATCGCCGGCGACACGGAAGACATCCCCGAGATGAGGCAGCTGCGCGACATCGACGTCGCCTTCGTTCCCATGAACCTGCCCTACACCATGACGGTCGACCAGGCGGCGAGCGCGGTGCGTGAGTTCAAGCCGAAGGTCGTCTATCCCTACCACTCGCGCGGCAGCGACCTGAACGAGTTCACCCGGCTCGTCGGTACGGACGTGGGCGTCGAGGTGCGCGTGCGCAACTGGTACTGA
- a CDS encoding phytanoyl-CoA dioxygenase family protein → MGMESTPLEDLSSTPLRAFPQPKYDTASILGGLYGDGIIALKGAFERGWVQQVGEDIERLFQEAINRPGGALGRGPSRYYVEIHPERLRGFVDLVTHPWVVAVCEAVLGPDYKIVELGFDIPFPGAQNQPWHRDFPSPEATVKGRRLNSLAFNLTTVDVTEDMGPFEIAPGTQWDDSPEFDKGMFPPRSFYPRYMERAQRRMPKMGDISARSALTIHRGTANHSDKSRPTLVLGVDAPDGRNAERHDLQLSRSFVETLPELVRQHLTYRVVGDLEHIVQAHTIEGLVKPDSDA, encoded by the coding sequence ATGGGGATGGAGAGCACTCCCCTGGAGGATCTCTCGAGCACTCCCCTGCGGGCCTTTCCGCAACCCAAGTACGACACCGCCTCCATCCTGGGTGGCCTCTATGGAGATGGCATCATCGCCCTGAAGGGGGCCTTCGAGCGCGGTTGGGTGCAGCAGGTGGGAGAGGACATCGAGCGGCTGTTCCAGGAGGCCATCAATCGGCCCGGCGGCGCGCTCGGGCGGGGCCCCAGTCGCTACTATGTCGAGATCCACCCGGAGCGGCTGCGCGGCTTCGTCGACCTCGTCACCCACCCCTGGGTGGTGGCGGTGTGCGAGGCGGTGCTGGGTCCGGATTACAAGATCGTGGAGTTGGGCTTCGACATTCCCTTCCCTGGTGCCCAGAACCAGCCCTGGCACCGCGACTTCCCGTCTCCGGAGGCGACGGTGAAGGGGCGGCGCCTGAACTCGCTGGCGTTCAACCTCACCACCGTTGACGTCACCGAGGACATGGGCCCCTTCGAGATCGCGCCCGGCACGCAGTGGGACGACTCCCCGGAGTTCGACAAAGGGATGTTCCCGCCCCGCTCGTTCTATCCCCGCTACATGGAGCGCGCTCAGCGCCGCATGCCGAAGATGGGTGACATCTCGGCGCGCTCCGCCCTCACCATTCATCGGGGCACGGCCAACCACTCGGACAAGTCCCGGCCGACCCTCGTCCTCGGCGTGGACGCGCCGGATGGCCGCAATGCGGAGCGGCATGATCTCCAGCTCAGCCGGAGCTTCGTCGAGACGTTGCCGGAGCTGGTGCGCCAGCACCTGACCTACCGCGTGGTGGGCGATCTGGAGCACATCGTGCAGGCCCACACCATCGAAGGACTGGTGAAGCCGGACTCGGACGCGTGA